The Terriglobales bacterium DNA segment CATGTTCTCCACCAGTTCGCGGTAGCGGGCTTCGGACTGCTGCTGCATGCGGAGGGCCTGCTGCTGCAAGTGCTGGGTGAACGCCAGCCGAGCGCTGTAACACAGAATGGACGCGCCCACGACGACTAGCGCGAGATCGAACTCCTGCCCCGCAATCATGGCGGCAAGAACCAGGACCACCAGCGGAGCCATGACCGGAAGCAGCGATTGCAGCCTCTCGCCGGCGGCTTCCACGGCGGAGGGAATGATGGTGGCCTCCGCCTCCGGTTGGCGCCAGGTGGCTGCGAGCACGGAGGCCACGGCGAACGGAATGCTGTAGCCCAGGTCAAACCAGGTGCCGGTGCCGACGCTCGTTTCTTTCAGACCAAAGGTGTAAAGGCCATCTCCCAGGGCGTACACCACCAGCGCCGTCAGCATGCGGCCGAAGAGCGACCGGACCTCCAGCGATTGGGCGGTCGCCCAGCGGGCCAGGAATCCTCCCACCACCAGCAGGTTCAGCAGGTCGTAGAGATTGATGATGCCCAGCCGCAACATGGCCTGGCGGCTGCTGGCAGCCGAGGCGATGAAGAAGAAGTAGTAGAGATAGACCGTGGTCAGAACGATGGCAACTTGAGTGAGATCGAGGATACGGACCCAGTCCACTCCTCGCCGGGCCTCGCCTCGAGGCCAGAGAAAGACCACGGCCGCCAGCGGCAGATAGTAGGACAGGTACGGAATGTCGGTGAGCGAGAGGCTGGGAATGGGCCGCTGCAGAATGTTCTCGTAGTACATGTAGCCGACGGCTCCCGCGGCCCAAAGTGCGAAGGCGGCTGCCATCAGCCCCCAGAAACGGCGGCCGTACTCCGAGCCTTCGTTCCGCCGCAACCAGGCCGCCAGCGCAGCCAGCGCCGGGAGGGCGAACTGCAGCAGATTGGAGAGCAGTCGTCCGGTAGGCGTGGGGCCGAGCGTGCCCAGGATGACAGCGTGAGCCGCCACTAGGGCGACCGCCACCACGACGATGAACCGCGCCCACTTCATCGGGCACCACCAGCTGCTTGCGCGGGGAAGGATACTCTTTCTACTCCAGCCGCCCGCTGTTCGCCAGCAAAATCTGGGTTGGAGGCGTCCGGATCGCGGTTAGGCAGAATCCGGCAAGGAGTGCGGTGGCCACACCACCACCTCCAGCCGCTTTGCGAAGTGGAGCAGGGGAACCGTATCCGGCAAGAGGATTCCTGCTGCTTGGGCCAGAGTGTTGGTTTCGATTTCCGCTTCGGCGTCCTGAAGCGGCCAGGGCACATGGTGAATTTCGCCCATCAGGATTCGGCCGCTCGAGCCGGTTGTAAACAGACAGTAGCGCTCGGTCAGCCAGTGCTCCAGACTGCCGGGTGGCGCCCGGCGCGGCGCGGATACCGGGCGGTAGCGCGCACGGAATTCCGCCGGACGCAGACCTTCACGGCGCGAAGACCGGTAGAGTAGGACGTCGTTCTGCAAGTCCATCGACATGCGGGCGTGGAAGTAGGGCAACCGGTACCAGGCGCGTGCCATGCGGCAGGCCAGCCAATTGGCGGCGTCCAGGCTGAAAAAGTAGACGCCAGGCCGGCCGCCGGCCCGCACGTACGTGCGCACGTTCACCTCCGGGAAACTCGCTGTGCCGGGTATGGCCGGCAGACAGCGCAGCCGCACGCCGGTCATGCGGAAGGGAACCGCGCCGATCCAGGCACAGCCGTCGAGCAGGTCGAGTTCGAGCGGTCGCGGAACCATGTCGCGAATGGCCGCAGGCTCCACCGGCCAGTGAGCGAACAGCAGGTCATGCCAGGTGAAGCGGATGACCCAGGGCCGTGCCGGGAGCGGCCAGGGGCGATGGGCAACCGTATGGAGGATCTGGTTCACGCAATGCGCGAGCGCGCCGGATGCTCTTCGACCCGGCATTCGCTGTAGCCCAGGCGCCGTGAAATACGGTGACGGTGGCGCGCGAACCAGCGATAGCCGACGCGCAACAGCGGCCGCATACCCGGCACGCAGGCCAGCGCCCACAACCACCACAGCCACCAAATGCGGCGGGCCAGGAAAACGACTGCGTCCGCACCCGCCAGTTCGTGCCCGTCCGCGGTGAGCACGCGCATTTCCTTCAGCAGGTCGTCCGGCGCTACCCCGTAGGAAATGTGCAGGCGCGCCGCCATCCACGGCGCCTGCAGCGTCTCGAAGACGAAGCCCTGCCGGCGGAGCGCGGGACCCACCAGCCGCAACAGAAGCTGGCACACGCCACAATCGCCGTCATAGGCCACCCAGCCGGCGACCGGCCGGTAAGGGGTGACGGAATAGGCATGGAACCGGTACATGAAGTCACCTCGCCAGCGTAAGTAGCTTCTTTGCGCTCCCCGCTGACTTCAGGAAGCGCGCCATGGCCGTGGTCGGCATGCGGCGCAGGGTGTCGTACCAGTTGGTGATGGTCTCGCAGAAGTCGAGCATGTCGCTCAGGCGCTTGCGGGCGTGGGCCTCCCCGGAGCCCGCGGCCTCGGCTTCCGTCACGCACTCCCGCAGGATTTGCACTGTGGGGTCGATCTCACGCCGCTTGCGCTCGTCCACAATCACCTGGAACATCTCCCAGACGTCCTTCATGGTCTCGAAGTGATCGCGGCGGTCGCCCAGCACGTGCACCACCCGCACGATGCCCCAGGCCTGCAGCTCGCGCAGGCTGGTGGAGACGTTGGAGCGCGAAACCGAAAGCGCTTCGGTGATCTCCTCGGCATGCAGCGGGCGGGGTGACACCCAGAGCAGCGCGTGCACCTGGGCCACGGTCCGGTTGATGCCCCAGCGCGTGCCCATCTCGCCCCAGTGGACGACGAACTTGCGCGTGACCGGTGTGAGCAGAGCCATATGCCACCATCCGTAATTACTGTATAAACAGAAACTACAGTAATGGGAGCCCGCTTGTCAAGTCCCCCCCCCTTTCGACCGGACTCCGGACCGCCGACGTATCGCAGCCTTGGGGGGAGATTCTGAATCCAGGTAGATGTATATACATCTATTGCAGGAGAAAGATTCCTATGAAGAGCCAGCCACCGACCCCTAGCCTGCCTTGCCTGTGCGCCGGTCTTCGCCGTGCCGCGCGTGCGCTCACGCAGATCTATGACGCCGCGTTGCGTCCCACCGGCCTGCGCGCCACCCAGTTCACCGTCTTGCAGGCCCTTTCCCTCACCGGGGAGGTACAGCAAGGCGCACTGGGCCGGATGCTCGCCTTGGACACCACCACACTCACCCGCACCCTGGGGATCCTGCAGCGGAATGGTTGGATCGAGAACCGGCCGGGGATGGACCGGCGGGCAAAGCTGGTGCGGCTGACAAGAGCGGGCGAAGGCCAACTCCGGCGCGCTTGGCCCTGCTGGGAGGCGCTGCAAGACAGGCTGCGTCAATCGCTAGGGAACGGTCGCTGGCACCAACTGCTGCATGCTGCCAACGACCTGCCGGGCAGGATCGCTCATTCCACCATGGAAAAGGAGATGTCATGAATCCGAAGCAAGACCGTCCGTACTCGAAGCTCGTCACCGCCCTCATTGCGGCATGGTTCGCAGTTTCCTTGTCTGCTTCCGCCTTGGGAGTCTTTCGGACCTCATCGTCGGCCTCGGTTTACTCGCCGCTGCCGCTCGGGTTGGCGGTGCTCGCCCCGATCGTGCTCTTCACCCTATGGTGGTCTTCTTCTGCAGGCTTCAGGCAGTTCGCCTTGTCCTTGAATCCGCGGACGCTGACAGTTGTTCAGGCCTGGAGGATCGGCGGTTTTGTGTTTCTAATCCTCCATGCTCATCACATCTTGCCTGGCGTTTTCGCGCTACCCGCAGGCTGGGGCGACATTGCTGTGGGAGCGACAGCACCTTTGATCTCGATCTATCTTGCGAATGCGGCCCATCGCAAGAGTTTTGTCGCCTGGCAAGTCCTGGGGATGCTCGACCTTGCGCTGGCCGTGACTCTTGGCGTACTCGCTTCACCGACACCCATCGGCATTCTCGCGGATGGACTAACGACCGACGCGATGAGTGTGCTGCCCTTGAGCCTTATCCCGACTTTCGCAGTACCGCTGCTGGCCATCTTTCACATCATCTGTATTGCCCAGGCTGCACGGTGGCCGGAAGAGCAAACCCTGCACGTCCGGCATCAGGCACAGAAAGTGTGAAGATCGAAGCGGAACGCGGAGGCCAGCCAATCTCCTACGGCTGGCCGGCAGAGGCGGTTTGCACCACGGGGGCGGCCTGGTAGTTGCCGGTGAAAATGCGCACGATCGCCCGCCCGATCAGCCGCACTTTGGCTTCCGACTGGATGCGCACTGGGAAGGTGAACTCGCCCACGTCCGTGTAATCCTGCACGAACTCCACCTTCTTGATGAAGAAGGAGGGGTTCTTCACCAGCCTGCCTTCGGCGCGGCGCAGGCTGCCGGTGTAGGGGTCGAGGAACATCTTGCCCTTGAACAGGCCGTGGCGTTTCTTGCGTGGCTTCACCTGGAACACGTGGACGGCAGCGCCGTCAAGCTGTTCCAGACCCTTGTAGCTGAACTTGTAGTTCGCCGAGTTGAGGGCGGTCTCGGGACCGCGCTGTTTCTCCACGTGCTCCACCTCGGCCTGCATCAGGCGGTGCATCACGTTGCCCTTCACGAAGCCGTCGCCGGTGAACGCCAGCGGCTTGAACTCCAGCGTCCGGGGGGCCAGGTAGCGCCGGGTGAGCTCATAACGGCCGTGCTGTGAGGAATCGGGCAGATCGGCCTCGATGACTTCGTGCGCCGTATAGGCGGAAAGCGCCCTGGACTGCCGGCCCAGGCGTGACTCATAAGCCTCGAGCGCCACACCGGCCGGCATCATGGTCTGCAGCTTGGCAGGGGCCAGTTGAAGCTCTTGGGAGGGCAGGCTAACCGCCGGGACCGAAGGTGCTTCCAGCGAGGCAGGCAGGGCGGCCGGCAGCAAAGGCATCGGACCGGCCTTCGGGCGCCTTTGCGCCAGCCCGGGAAGTACAGCCAAAAACAAAAAAAGCCCTACGCAGAACCGTTTATGCATGCCTCTCGCTACCCTGGAAGTTCTTCTACCCTATGTTGGTTGCAATAGTAAAGTTGTTAGTTTAATGCCTGAGGGGTCATTCAGGCAAGATTCTGCACCACTTTCGGGGCAGTCGGGGCATAACCGAAGTAACCGGCGGGAACGCCGCTGGTCTGCTGCTTTCGGCTCATTGCTGATTGTTTCCTGCCACGGTACCATCGGTTTCTCATGCCCTCCCCTGAAGCACCGCCGGTCCCGGCTTCTTCCCCCGTTTCAGGCGAAAAAGCTTCCGGCGTCAACGTGTTCGCGGTCTTCGGCGCCGAGCCCGAGGTACAGGCCTATGCTATGGCCAAGTACTCGCGCTCGGCGCTCTCCATGAAGGAATCCCTCCGCGAGATTAACGAGCAGAAGGCGGAAAAGTTCCTCAACACCTTCTACTTCCAGTACGGACACCGCTCCATTGCTGACCTGGCGCACATCGCCCTGGCCATCGAGCGGCTTTCCATCCTGGCCGCCATCACGGTAGCCGACGAGCAACGCTGGGACGGTCAGGAACGCTCCACCCGCTACCAGGATTTCAAGGCCTCCGGCTACCACACGCCCGACTTTTCCGGCGACGCCGAGGCTGCCGCCCTCTATCGCGAGACCATCGAGACCCTGTTCCGCGAGTACGAGCAGTTCTCCGAAGGCATGTGGCGGTACCTGGAGGAGCGCGTCCCCAAGCCCGCGGAGATGAAGCCGGAGCAGTACGAGCGCACCCTGCGCGCGCGGGCCTTTGACCTGACTCGCTACTTCCTGCCGCTGGCCACCAACACTTCCCTGGGCCAAATTGTGAACGCGCGGACGCTGGAGTCGCAGGTCTCGCGCCTGCTCTCCCACACGCACGCCGAAGTACGCCAGCTCGGCGAACTGCTCAAGCAGGCGGCGCGCGAACCCGCCTACAGCGTCCATCAGGAATCGCTTCAGAAACTGGTGGCGGAGATCCGGGCGGTCGATCCCGCGCTGGCCGAGCGCGCCGCGCAGGAACTCCTGAAGGAGGTCCGGGCCGCTCCCACGCTGGTGAAGTACGCCGAAGCCAATCCCTACCTGGTCCAGACGCGGCGCGAGTTGCGCCAGGCCGCCGCCCAGGTCATGAAAGGCGTGGAGCTGGCCCGGGTGAACCCAGTGGAGCTGCTGGAGGACGATCCGCTCGACGTCGAGCTGGCCGCCACCCTGCTCTACGCCCATTGCCACTATCCCTACAAGCAGGTGCGGCGGCAGGTGGAATCGCTCAGCGGCCAGCAGCGGCAGGACATCATCGACCTGGGGGTGCGTCACCGCGGCAAACACGACGAATTGCTGCGCGAGTTCGCCTCCGGGCAGAAGCTGCGCTTCGACATCCTGATGGACATCGGCGGCTTCCGCGATATGCACCGCCACCGCCGCTGCATCCAGGTCATGCAGGGCTTCACCACGCAACACGGCTACGAGACGCCCGAGGAGATCGGCTTGGCCGGGTTCCGTCCCCGCTACGACGCCGCCATGCAGCGGGCCGCGAAGGCTGCGGCCACGCTCGCCGGCCGCTCGGCCGCCGAGGCCGCGGAGAGCGCCCAGTACGTCATCCCGCTGGCCTATCGCTGCCGCTGCCTGTTCAAGATGGATTTCGCCGAGGCCGTGTACATATCCGAACTGCGCACCACGCCTGCCGGCCACTACTCTTATCGCAACGTGGCTTGGGAGATGTTTCGCTGCGTGGAGCGGCGCTATCCGGCGCTCGCCAGGTATTTCCGCGTTACCGATGTGCGCGAACCGGTCGACCTGCTGAAGCGATAGCGCTGGCGGGCCGATTCACCACGAGCTTCTCAGAAACCGAACACGATCCCACCCGAAACCACCACGTTGTGCTGCCGGCCGCCGAAAGTATCCACGTTCAGCCGGGGCTTGGCGGTGTAGAAGTCGCGTACCTCGCCACGGAAGCTGAGGCGCCAGAAGGCCTTCACGTCGGCCCCGCCGCCCATCTGCAGCGCGCCGGCATTGCTATTGACGACGGTGGGGTTGGGCGTGGTGCCGTCGACCAGCGTCCCGCGCGGCTCGATGCGGGCGTATCCTCCGCCCACCGACAGCCACGGCGAAACCCGCGCCTCCGGCCGGAATTTGGCCCGCAGCCCGGGAGTGACGAACAGCAGCGCATAGCCCTCGGCCACGCTGGTGTTCGTGGTGTTCACGTTGGTCTCTGAGATCCCCATGAACGGCACTTCCAGGTAGAGCGCCAC contains these protein-coding regions:
- a CDS encoding FAD-dependent thymidylate synthase — encoded protein: MPSPEAPPVPASSPVSGEKASGVNVFAVFGAEPEVQAYAMAKYSRSALSMKESLREINEQKAEKFLNTFYFQYGHRSIADLAHIALAIERLSILAAITVADEQRWDGQERSTRYQDFKASGYHTPDFSGDAEAAALYRETIETLFREYEQFSEGMWRYLEERVPKPAEMKPEQYERTLRARAFDLTRYFLPLATNTSLGQIVNARTLESQVSRLLSHTHAEVRQLGELLKQAAREPAYSVHQESLQKLVAEIRAVDPALAERAAQELLKEVRAAPTLVKYAEANPYLVQTRRELRQAAAQVMKGVELARVNPVELLEDDPLDVELAATLLYAHCHYPYKQVRRQVESLSGQQRQDIIDLGVRHRGKHDELLREFASGQKLRFDILMDIGGFRDMHRHRRCIQVMQGFTTQHGYETPEEIGLAGFRPRYDAAMQRAAKAAATLAGRSAAEAAESAQYVIPLAYRCRCLFKMDFAEAVYISELRTTPAGHYSYRNVAWEMFRCVERRYPALARYFRVTDVREPVDLLKR
- a CDS encoding DUF393 domain-containing protein: MYRFHAYSVTPYRPVAGWVAYDGDCGVCQLLLRLVGPALRRQGFVFETLQAPWMAARLHISYGVAPDDLLKEMRVLTADGHELAGADAVVFLARRIWWLWWLWALACVPGMRPLLRVGYRWFARHRHRISRRLGYSECRVEEHPARSRIA
- a CDS encoding DUF2071 domain-containing protein — translated: MNQILHTVAHRPWPLPARPWVIRFTWHDLLFAHWPVEPAAIRDMVPRPLELDLLDGCAWIGAVPFRMTGVRLRCLPAIPGTASFPEVNVRTYVRAGGRPGVYFFSLDAANWLACRMARAWYRLPYFHARMSMDLQNDVLLYRSSRREGLRPAEFRARYRPVSAPRRAPPGSLEHWLTERYCLFTTGSSGRILMGEIHHVPWPLQDAEAEIETNTLAQAAGILLPDTVPLLHFAKRLEVVVWPPHSLPDSA
- a CDS encoding MarR family winged helix-turn-helix transcriptional regulator: MKSQPPTPSLPCLCAGLRRAARALTQIYDAALRPTGLRATQFTVLQALSLTGEVQQGALGRMLALDTTTLTRTLGILQRNGWIENRPGMDRRAKLVRLTRAGEGQLRRAWPCWEALQDRLRQSLGNGRWHQLLHAANDLPGRIAHSTMEKEMS
- a CDS encoding MarR family transcriptional regulator, whose product is MALLTPVTRKFVVHWGEMGTRWGINRTVAQVHALLWVSPRPLHAEEITEALSVSRSNVSTSLRELQAWGIVRVVHVLGDRRDHFETMKDVWEMFQVIVDERKRREIDPTVQILRECVTEAEAAGSGEAHARKRLSDMLDFCETITNWYDTLRRMPTTAMARFLKSAGSAKKLLTLAR